ACCCGGCAGGTTGACCTTGTTGAGCATCTCGGTGATCTGAGGTCCACCGCCGTGGACAACGATCGGATGCGCTCCCACAGTCCGCAGGAAAGCCATGTCGGCTGCGAAGGCCGCTTTGAGTTCCTCATCGATCATGGCGTTGCCGCCGTACTTCACGACAACGATCTTGTCGCGGTAATGCAGCAGCCACGGCAATGCCTCGGCGAGGACGTTCGCCCGGGTGGCCGGGTCCAGGTCGGTAGCGCCGCGGTAGACGACCTTCTCGGGGTCGGGCTCTGTCATGACTACTCCTCTATGAGCTGTAGGCGGAATTGATGTGCACGTAGTCGTGCGAGAGGTCAGTGGTCCAGACCGTAGCCGTGCCTTCTCCCCCGGTTCCGAGATCCACCAGCACATCGATGTCGGGGCCAGTGAGATCGACGTCGCGGGCCCCGGGCGCGCCGGTGGCGTTAATGCAGACAGGCTGACCGTTGAAGCTGACCGAAATCCGGTCAGGCTCCATGGCTACTGGCGCCATACCCACCGCTGCGAGCGTCCGCCCCCAGTTGGGGTCAGAACCGAACATCGCACACTTGAACAAACTGTCACGACCGAGGACACGGGCCGCGACCTTCGCCTCCTCATCGGAGTCCGTACCGGTCACGGTGATGGATACCCGCTTGGTCACACCTTCCGCATCCGCCTGGAGCTGCTTGGCGAGATCCAGGCAGACAGCGTGCACCGCGGTGCGGAACTCCTCCTCCGACGGGGTCACGCCCGAGGCACCGTTGGCCATGAGGATGACGGTGTCATTGGTGGAGGTGGAACCGTCGATGTCGACACAGTCGAAGGTGACCTCCGTGGATGCCGTGAGAGCTGGTGCGGGATCTTCGACGTGAGCGTCGGTCGTCAGAACGATCAGCATCGTGGCGAGGGACGGAGCCATCATGCCCACGCCCTTGCCCATACCGCCGAGAGACCAACCGTCGCCATGGTAGACGGCCTGCTTACTGACCAGATCAGTAGTCATGATGGCTTCGGCAGCCGCGGTGCCGGACTCCGGGGATACCGCGTCGGCACGACGAATCTCTGTCGTAAGAGTGTCAACTCCGCTGAGGATCTTGTCCATCGGCAGGGTGTCCCCGATCAGGCCGGTCGAGCACACCGCCACCTCGGAGGGGGCGACCCCGAGTTTGTCGGCGACGGCACGTACCGTCGACGCTGCATCCCGGTCACCCTGCTCGCCGTTGCAGGCGTTGGCGTTCCCTGCATTCAGAATCACCGCGTGGAACGTCCCGTCGTTGTTGGCGCGGGTGAGTTTCACCGGGGAGGCTACGACCCGATTGCGGGTGAAGACGGCGGCAGCGGTGTATTCGGGGCCGTCGTTGACGACGAGGGCCATGTCCGGATTACCCGACGGCTTGAT
The genomic region above belongs to Corynebacterium glyciniphilum AJ 3170 and contains:
- the argJ gene encoding bifunctional glutamate N-acetyltransferase/amino-acid acetyltransferase ArgJ, giving the protein MRALGVTAAAGFRAAATTAGIKPSGNPDMALVVNDGPEYTAAAVFTRNRVVASPVKLTRANNDGTFHAVILNAGNANACNGEQGDRDAASTVRAVADKLGVAPSEVAVCSTGLIGDTLPMDKILSGVDTLTTEIRRADAVSPESGTAAAEAIMTTDLVSKQAVYHGDGWSLGGMGKGVGMMAPSLATMLIVLTTDAHVEDPAPALTASTEVTFDCVDIDGSTSTNDTVILMANGASGVTPSEEEFRTAVHAVCLDLAKQLQADAEGVTKRVSITVTGTDSDEEAKVAARVLGRDSLFKCAMFGSDPNWGRTLAAVGMAPVAMEPDRISVSFNGQPVCINATGAPGARDVDLTGPDIDVLVDLGTGGEGTATVWTTDLSHDYVHINSAYSS